One window from the genome of Synechococcus sp. PROS-7-1 encodes:
- a CDS encoding potassium channel family protein produces the protein MPSFPSFLLQQRNGPGQRDYRVLLALTLVVLISFAFPPLNWLGAPCYSLIALWFTRVLGSSGNAHPWSDRLYQALGLFAVVSQWIWLITPVKLESSGIPLVTSWCLLVGWSVIRLVRALASETKVNERVLMGAAAGYLHLGLTAGLVMGAVETIQHGSFRPLTMASMMELSSDSVLMVSSSFAEINYYAFVCLTTVGYGDINPVLPLARMLSIATSIIGPLYLAVVMGVLIGRFSTDLKGD, from the coding sequence GGCCAGCGGGATTACCGGGTGCTGCTGGCTCTCACTCTGGTCGTGCTGATCAGCTTCGCCTTTCCGCCCCTGAACTGGCTCGGCGCTCCCTGCTACTCCCTGATCGCTCTCTGGTTCACGCGGGTGCTGGGCAGCAGCGGCAACGCCCACCCCTGGAGCGACCGGCTTTATCAAGCTCTGGGGCTGTTCGCGGTGGTGTCGCAGTGGATATGGCTGATCACACCGGTGAAGCTGGAGAGCAGCGGCATCCCCCTGGTCACCAGCTGGTGCTTGCTGGTGGGCTGGAGTGTGATCCGGCTGGTGCGTGCCCTGGCCAGCGAAACCAAGGTGAATGAACGGGTGCTGATGGGGGCCGCTGCGGGATATCTGCACCTGGGCCTCACCGCCGGTCTGGTGATGGGGGCTGTGGAAACGATTCAGCACGGGAGCTTCAGGCCGCTGACCATGGCCTCAATGATGGAACTCAGCTCCGACAGCGTGCTGATGGTGAGCAGCTCGTTTGCAGAGATCAACTACTACGCCTTTGTGTGTCTCACCACCGTGGGCTACGGGGACATCAATCCCGTTCTGCCACTGGCCCGAATGTTGAGCATCGCCACGAGCATCATCGGCCCCCTCTATCTGGCGGTGGTGATGGGCGTGCTGATCGGCCGCTTCAGCACGGATCTGAAAGGGGACTGA
- the ribD gene encoding bifunctional diaminohydroxyphosphoribosylaminopyrimidine deaminase/5-amino-6-(5-phosphoribosylamino)uracil reductase RibD, producing MRAVADPDQRWIPWMRRALALAALADGYTSPNPLVGAVVLDPSGALVGEGFHARAGEPHAEVGALAQAGDAARGGTIIVTLEPCCHHGRTPPCTDAVIQAGIARVVVALTDPDPRVAGGGLQRLRDAGVEVISGVLEAEAAHQNRAFVHRVRTGRPWGLLKWAMSLDGRTALPNGASQWISGPSARSWVHRLRAQCDAVIVGGGTVRADDPLLTSRGLRSPEPLRVVLSRSLDLPDQAQLWDQSVAPTLVVHGLDAPADARSRLDAVGVQRQELQACEPGALMEVLAQQGCNRVLWECGPGLASAAIQQGCVQDIAAVIAPKLLGGEPARTPLGTLGFQAMNEVVELQGLHQQRLAHDLLLQATLSPLSDPC from the coding sequence ATGAGGGCGGTCGCTGACCCTGATCAGCGCTGGATTCCCTGGATGCGCCGGGCCCTGGCGCTGGCGGCCTTGGCCGATGGCTACACCAGTCCCAATCCCTTGGTAGGCGCCGTAGTGCTCGATCCCTCCGGCGCATTGGTGGGGGAGGGGTTTCATGCTCGGGCTGGTGAACCCCATGCCGAAGTGGGGGCCTTGGCCCAGGCCGGTGATGCCGCCCGCGGCGGCACGATCATCGTCACCTTGGAGCCCTGCTGCCATCACGGCCGCACCCCGCCCTGCACCGACGCCGTGATTCAGGCAGGAATCGCTCGGGTGGTGGTGGCACTCACCGATCCCGACCCTCGTGTTGCCGGCGGTGGTTTGCAGCGACTGCGGGATGCCGGAGTGGAGGTGATCTCCGGGGTGCTTGAGGCTGAAGCAGCCCACCAGAACCGCGCCTTCGTGCACCGCGTGCGCACCGGCCGGCCCTGGGGGCTTCTCAAGTGGGCCATGAGCCTCGACGGCCGCACCGCCTTGCCCAATGGCGCCAGCCAGTGGATCAGCGGTCCCAGCGCCCGCAGCTGGGTGCACCGTTTGCGGGCCCAGTGTGATGCGGTGATTGTGGGGGGCGGCACCGTGCGCGCTGACGACCCCCTGCTCACCAGCCGGGGCTTGCGCAGCCCCGAACCGCTGCGGGTGGTGCTGAGCCGCAGTCTTGATTTGCCCGATCAGGCCCAGCTTTGGGATCAATCCGTCGCTCCCACCCTCGTGGTGCACGGCCTGGACGCGCCGGCGGACGCAAGGAGCCGCTTGGACGCTGTCGGTGTGCAGCGGCAGGAGCTGCAGGCCTGCGAGCCCGGCGCTCTGATGGAGGTGTTGGCCCAGCAGGGCTGCAATCGGGTGCTCTGGGAGTGCGGCCCGGGGCTGGCCTCTGCCGCCATCCAGCAGGGTTGTGTGCAGGACATCGCGGCGGTGATTGCACCCAAGCTGCTGGGCGGTGAGCCGGCGCGCACCCCTCTGGGAACTCTGGGCTTCCAGGCCATGAACGAGGTGGTGGAGCTGCAGGGCCTGCATCAGCAGCGCCTCGCCCACGATCTGTTGCTGCAGGCGACCCTCAGTCCCCTTTCAGATCCGTGCTGA
- a CDS encoding DUF3122 domain-containing protein: MLALRRLLCTLLVAVTLLLLTPMAVSAQVHEHQDENGAPMLRSLESLRDLDYQSWQAVAYRTGQPGNPVVLRIVGYPGKLRLEHPSPLLVQAGVKEWQLDDITLENPVLASDGREAAAEFALDPLLNDLSNNRPLRLFLPGVFNEMPVPPYVVGEWREVQTEPLGS, encoded by the coding sequence ATGCTCGCGTTGCGTCGTCTGCTTTGCACACTGCTGGTTGCCGTAACGCTGTTGCTGCTCACCCCGATGGCCGTGAGCGCGCAGGTGCATGAACACCAGGATGAGAACGGGGCACCGATGTTGCGCAGCCTCGAAAGCCTGCGCGATCTCGATTACCAGAGTTGGCAGGCGGTGGCCTATCGCACCGGCCAGCCGGGCAACCCTGTGGTGCTGCGTATCGTGGGCTACCCCGGAAAACTGCGCCTCGAACACCCCTCCCCCCTGCTTGTGCAGGCCGGCGTGAAGGAGTGGCAGCTCGACGACATCACTCTTGAGAATCCAGTTCTGGCCAGTGATGGCCGGGAAGCAGCCGCTGAATTTGCCCTCGACCCCCTGCTCAACGATCTCAGCAACAACCGCCCGCTGCGTTTGTTCCTTCCCGGTGTGTTCAACGAAATGCCCGTCCCCCCCTATGTGGTGGGCGAGTGGCGTGAGGTGCAGACGGAGCCTCTTGGATCATGA
- a CDS encoding ureidoglycolate lyase has product MIEHQPLKAGSLLDPRLPACGTALREVDDMTLPGEQDAQLSFGPGTLRYYVMRIPRRPLRITAMTRHVNATQCLSSAEARPFWLLLAPPDTEGPLLDASKAWLLRIEAGEGIKLHLGTWHAGPLFDADSASFFNLELSDTNQNDHETLKLDRPLQVSLN; this is encoded by the coding sequence ATGATCGAGCATCAACCCCTGAAAGCGGGATCCCTGCTGGACCCACGCCTGCCCGCCTGCGGCACGGCCTTGCGCGAGGTGGACGACATGACCCTGCCCGGGGAGCAGGACGCGCAGCTCAGCTTCGGGCCCGGGACGCTGCGTTATTACGTGATGCGCATCCCCCGCAGACCCCTGCGGATTACGGCGATGACCCGCCACGTGAACGCCACCCAATGCCTGAGTTCGGCCGAAGCACGCCCGTTCTGGCTGCTGCTGGCTCCGCCAGACACCGAAGGACCGTTGCTCGATGCCTCCAAGGCCTGGCTGCTGCGCATCGAGGCCGGCGAAGGCATCAAATTGCATCTAGGCACCTGGCATGCGGGGCCGTTGTTTGATGCTGACTCCGCGTCTTTTTTCAATCTGGAGCTGAGCGACACCAACCAGAACGATCACGAAACCCTGAAGCTCGATCGCCCTTTGCAGGTGTCGTTGAACTGA
- a CDS encoding GH116 family glycosyl hydrolase — protein sequence MAPFGLSALRSLMRRSSRPQAWTPPEASWSRPFGLGWDQPYTVRYASNLDDGPWHGMPLGGFGAGCIGRSSRGDFNLWHLDGGEHWYGTIPDCQFALFESNGSSKRAHALAVKPEADASRPNSGEPLAAWDWYPASTPERSTGTYAARYPLSWTRYEGVYDAEVSCEAFSPILPGDYQRTSYPVAVFRWTLCNPSDQPLDLSLLLSWRNTVGWFFNTDPSAEVHFRDDGSPEHNYAPAIGQGEGQRNRWLDQEGVRGIVLEGQRSEPIGEGQGQWCLAVPDALKGVEVLRCSRWDPTGDGQEIWQSFAAEGRIPNSNNDRSSRAGEQASAAIALTFTLAPGESREIPIAISWDLPVTAFATGVRDLRRYTDFFGADGRNAAALAAEALRDWRQWRELIDAWQAPVLARKELPEALRMALFNELYDLASGGSLWTAASSKDPHGRFGVLECLDYAWYESLDVRLYGSFALLQLWPELDKAVLRSFARAIPAADATQRPIGWYFTQGRGRVEADRKVEGATPHDLGAPNEVPFDATNYTAYQDCNLWKDLASDFVLQVWRTFKLAPTGEDLTFLADCWPAAVQALHYLKRFDVNNDGLPDNGGAPDQTFDDWPLKGVSAYCGALWIAALEAALAMAQRLQQELGLDTGSDQHTFSAWLEQSRSNFDRLLWNGEYYDIDAESGTPVVMADQLCGDFYARLLGLEPVVSEANSRSTLKAVKESCFEKFQGGSLGVANGLRRDGTPLDPNGTHPLEVWTGINFGIASYYRLMGEGQTAEAICSAVVEQVYSGGLQFRTPEAITAVNTFRACHYLRAMAIWGLWATHTDWQRIPGAERG from the coding sequence ATGGCTCCCTTCGGTCTGTCTGCCCTGCGCTCGCTCATGCGGCGCAGTTCCCGGCCGCAGGCCTGGACGCCTCCTGAGGCCAGTTGGAGCCGGCCGTTCGGTTTGGGCTGGGATCAGCCCTACACGGTGCGTTACGCCAGCAATCTCGATGACGGCCCCTGGCACGGCATGCCCCTGGGGGGCTTTGGTGCTGGCTGCATCGGCCGCAGCTCCCGCGGTGACTTCAACCTCTGGCACCTCGATGGTGGAGAGCACTGGTATGGAACGATCCCCGACTGCCAGTTCGCCCTGTTCGAAAGCAACGGCAGCAGCAAACGGGCCCACGCTTTAGCCGTGAAGCCCGAGGCGGATGCCTCACGCCCCAACAGCGGTGAGCCCCTGGCTGCCTGGGATTGGTATCCCGCCAGCACGCCGGAGCGCAGCACCGGCACCTACGCCGCCCGCTATCCCCTGAGCTGGACCCGTTACGAGGGTGTGTACGACGCCGAGGTGAGTTGCGAGGCGTTCAGCCCGATTCTTCCAGGCGACTACCAACGCACCAGTTACCCGGTGGCCGTGTTCCGCTGGACCCTGTGCAATCCCAGCGATCAACCGTTGGATCTGTCGTTGCTGCTGAGTTGGCGCAACACCGTGGGTTGGTTCTTCAACACCGACCCCTCGGCAGAGGTGCACTTCCGCGACGACGGCAGCCCGGAGCACAACTACGCGCCGGCGATCGGCCAGGGCGAAGGACAACGCAACCGTTGGTTGGATCAAGAGGGTGTGCGCGGCATTGTGTTGGAGGGCCAGCGCAGTGAGCCGATCGGAGAGGGCCAGGGTCAGTGGTGTCTGGCGGTGCCGGACGCCCTGAAGGGCGTGGAAGTGCTGCGCTGCAGCCGTTGGGACCCTACGGGCGATGGCCAGGAGATCTGGCAATCGTTCGCTGCGGAGGGCCGCATTCCCAACAGCAACAACGATCGCTCCAGCCGTGCGGGCGAGCAAGCCAGTGCAGCGATCGCCCTCACGTTCACCCTGGCTCCCGGGGAATCGCGAGAGATTCCAATTGCGATCAGCTGGGATCTGCCGGTTACCGCCTTCGCGACCGGTGTGCGTGATCTGCGCCGCTACACCGATTTCTTCGGAGCCGATGGTCGCAATGCTGCGGCGTTGGCAGCGGAAGCGCTGCGCGACTGGCGCCAGTGGCGTGAGCTGATTGATGCCTGGCAGGCACCGGTGCTGGCGCGCAAGGAGCTGCCGGAAGCCTTGCGTATGGCTCTGTTTAATGAGCTCTACGACCTGGCCAGTGGCGGAAGCCTCTGGACCGCGGCATCGAGTAAGGATCCCCACGGCCGCTTCGGCGTGCTCGAGTGCCTCGACTACGCCTGGTACGAAAGTTTGGATGTGCGGCTCTATGGCTCCTTTGCCCTGCTGCAGCTCTGGCCGGAGCTCGACAAGGCCGTGCTGCGCAGTTTCGCCAGAGCGATCCCGGCGGCGGATGCCACCCAGCGGCCGATCGGTTGGTATTTCACCCAAGGGCGCGGCCGTGTGGAAGCCGATCGCAAGGTGGAGGGGGCCACGCCGCACGACCTGGGGGCTCCCAACGAAGTGCCCTTTGATGCCACCAATTACACGGCGTATCAGGATTGCAATCTCTGGAAAGACCTCGCCAGTGACTTTGTGCTGCAGGTGTGGCGCACCTTCAAGCTGGCACCCACCGGCGAAGATCTCACATTTCTGGCCGATTGCTGGCCTGCGGCGGTGCAGGCCTTGCACTACCTGAAGCGTTTTGATGTGAACAACGACGGCTTGCCCGACAACGGAGGTGCTCCTGACCAGACCTTCGACGACTGGCCGCTGAAGGGGGTGAGTGCCTACTGCGGGGCGTTGTGGATCGCTGCGCTGGAAGCCGCTCTGGCCATGGCCCAACGATTGCAGCAGGAGCTGGGGCTGGACACGGGCAGCGATCAGCACACCTTCAGCGCCTGGCTTGAGCAATCGCGCAGCAACTTTGATCGTCTGCTCTGGAATGGCGAGTACTACGACATCGATGCCGAAAGCGGTACGCCGGTGGTGATGGCCGATCAGCTCTGTGGTGATTTCTATGCGCGTCTGCTGGGGCTGGAGCCGGTGGTGAGTGAGGCCAACAGCCGCAGCACGCTCAAGGCCGTGAAGGAGAGCTGCTTTGAGAAGTTCCAAGGCGGCAGCCTCGGGGTGGCCAATGGTCTGCGCCGCGATGGCACACCCCTGGATCCCAATGGCACCCATCCCTTGGAGGTGTGGACGGGCATCAACTTCGGCATTGCCAGCTACTACCGCCTGATGGGCGAAGGCCAAACCGCGGAAGCGATCTGCTCAGCGGTTGTGGAGCAGGTGTACAGCGGTGGTCTGCAGTTCCGCACGCCGGAGGCGATCACAGCGGTGAACACCTTCCGGGCTTGCCACTACCTACGGGCGATGGCGATCTGGGGACTGTGGGCAACGCACACGGATTGGCAACGGATTCCGGGGGCGGAGCGGGGTTAG
- a CDS encoding amidohydrolase, producing MSAHTSADLILQGGTLITMNPAQPRAEAMAIRDGLIQAVGSQEQVMACQGPTTQVVDLAGHTLLPGFIDAHGHFSNALMVVDWANIQRPPAGPVTDIASLQQVLRDHLTAHPLAPGQWMVGYGYDPDGLADGRGLDRADIDPITPDNPVMLIHNSNHGAVLNSKALELVGYDAATPDPAGGVIVRRAGSQEPAGLVMETAFIPLFVQMPKPSQEALLERFAAAQALYTCKGITTIQEGATTAADLTMLQRGASEGRLLVDVVSLPLVLEVPKILSERFPDGHHHSLELPEAARDAFGTYHNRFKLQGIKLLLDGSPQGKTAFWSEPLLTGGPNGEANWRGQPIVPPEELNKAVATLSRQGIQLFAHCNGDAAIAMMIEAVRKAGLQADQDHRTVIIHSQFMAPGQLEEYVELGLHPSFFTVHAFFYGDVHLANLGADRCSRLSPMASAMRLGLHCSNHNDFSVTPIEPMRMVQTAMQRRSRSGTVLGEGERVSAEQALMALTLEAAWQLREETSKGSLEVGKRADLVVLDQDPTTVNPDDLNGIEVIATIKDGACVHGSL from the coding sequence ATGAGCGCGCACACCTCCGCCGACCTGATCCTGCAGGGGGGCACGCTGATCACCATGAATCCAGCCCAGCCCAGAGCTGAAGCGATGGCCATCCGCGATGGGCTGATTCAAGCCGTGGGATCGCAGGAGCAGGTGATGGCCTGCCAAGGGCCGACAACCCAGGTGGTGGACCTGGCTGGGCACACGCTGCTGCCCGGCTTCATCGATGCCCACGGGCATTTCAGCAATGCCCTGATGGTGGTGGACTGGGCCAACATCCAGCGGCCGCCAGCCGGTCCGGTCACGGACATCGCCAGCCTGCAGCAGGTGCTGCGCGATCACCTCACGGCCCATCCACTGGCACCAGGACAGTGGATGGTGGGCTACGGCTATGACCCCGATGGACTTGCCGACGGCCGTGGGCTCGACCGGGCCGACATCGACCCCATCACGCCCGATAACCCCGTGATGCTCATTCACAACTCCAACCACGGTGCCGTGCTCAACAGCAAAGCCCTGGAGCTGGTGGGCTACGACGCAGCCACACCGGATCCGGCCGGCGGGGTGATCGTGAGGCGGGCGGGAAGCCAGGAACCTGCAGGCCTGGTGATGGAAACCGCGTTCATCCCCCTGTTCGTGCAAATGCCGAAACCCTCTCAAGAGGCGTTGCTCGAGCGGTTTGCCGCGGCTCAGGCCCTTTACACCTGCAAAGGCATCACCACCATTCAGGAGGGAGCCACCACCGCAGCCGATCTGACAATGTTGCAGCGGGGAGCCTCAGAGGGGCGACTGCTGGTGGATGTCGTGTCCCTCCCCCTGGTGCTGGAGGTGCCGAAGATCCTCAGTGAGCGCTTTCCCGATGGGCATCACCACAGCCTCGAGCTGCCCGAAGCCGCGCGGGATGCCTTCGGCACTTATCACAACCGGTTCAAGCTGCAGGGCATCAAGTTGCTCCTGGATGGTTCTCCTCAGGGGAAGACTGCGTTCTGGAGCGAACCCCTGCTCACCGGGGGACCGAACGGTGAAGCCAACTGGCGGGGGCAACCGATCGTGCCGCCGGAAGAATTGAACAAAGCCGTGGCCACTCTGAGCCGCCAGGGCATTCAACTTTTCGCGCACTGCAACGGCGATGCCGCGATCGCGATGATGATCGAAGCAGTGCGCAAGGCCGGTCTTCAGGCAGACCAGGACCACCGCACGGTGATCATCCACTCCCAGTTCATGGCCCCCGGTCAGCTGGAGGAGTACGTGGAACTCGGGCTGCATCCCAGTTTTTTCACGGTGCACGCCTTTTTCTATGGCGATGTACACCTCGCCAATCTGGGAGCCGATCGCTGCAGCCGCCTCAGCCCCATGGCCTCCGCCATGCGCCTGGGCCTGCATTGCTCCAACCACAACGACTTCTCGGTGACACCAATTGAGCCGATGCGGATGGTGCAAACCGCGATGCAGCGGCGCAGTCGCAGCGGAACCGTGCTGGGTGAGGGGGAGCGTGTGAGCGCTGAACAGGCGTTGATGGCTCTCACCCTCGAGGCCGCCTGGCAGCTGCGTGAGGAAACAAGCAAAGGCAGCCTTGAGGTGGGCAAACGCGCTGATCTGGTGGTGCTCGATCAAGACCCCACGACCGTCAATCCAGACGACCTCAATGGCATTGAGGTGATCGCCACCATCAAAGACGGAGCCTGCGTGCATGGCTCCCTCTGA
- a CDS encoding GTP-binding protein, with amino-acid sequence MAPSELQSLLGLPTTLVGGYLGAGKTSRINRWLENPAHANTAVLVNDLGSINIDAQRLRATHGQVIELTQGCLCCSLRDGLGEALLQLAAVPRRPRRLLIETSGMALPLRVGEQVRLYGLHLENILLLVDLERIESLWHDRWVGDLVQRQFEGVDLIVPTKVDRLDPAQVERRQRWLQEHLKSLRSCKEPAPFHPGAEALVESECWQRQHPIPRQVLLQWLASLDPALLRLKGEVWLEEQPGGPLRLDRVGERVQLDQSPQRPWRDGESRCSRLVAIRRSGSQQQHWPSEEITANPMPVCP; translated from the coding sequence ATGGCTCCCTCTGAACTGCAATCCCTTCTGGGGTTACCGACCACCCTGGTGGGGGGCTATCTCGGCGCCGGAAAAACCAGTCGCATTAACCGCTGGCTGGAGAATCCAGCCCATGCCAACACAGCCGTGCTGGTGAATGATCTGGGCTCGATCAACATCGACGCCCAACGCCTGCGCGCAACCCATGGCCAGGTGATCGAACTCACCCAGGGGTGCCTCTGCTGCAGCCTGCGCGATGGCCTGGGCGAGGCCCTGCTGCAACTGGCCGCCGTACCCAGGCGGCCGCGCCGATTGCTGATCGAAACCAGCGGCATGGCCCTGCCCCTGCGGGTGGGGGAACAGGTGAGGCTCTACGGCCTGCACCTGGAGAACATCCTTCTACTCGTGGACCTGGAGCGGATCGAGTCCCTCTGGCATGACCGCTGGGTCGGCGACCTGGTGCAGCGCCAGTTCGAAGGAGTGGATCTCATCGTGCCCACAAAAGTGGATCGCCTGGATCCCGCGCAGGTTGAGCGGCGTCAGCGCTGGCTCCAGGAGCACCTGAAAAGCTTGCGCAGTTGCAAGGAGCCAGCACCGTTCCATCCCGGCGCCGAAGCCTTGGTGGAAAGCGAATGCTGGCAGCGGCAACATCCCATCCCACGGCAGGTGCTGCTGCAATGGTTGGCCTCCCTCGATCCGGCACTGCTGCGGCTGAAAGGAGAGGTGTGGCTGGAAGAGCAACCCGGCGGCCCCCTGCGCTTGGATCGGGTCGGCGAGCGGGTGCAGCTGGATCAATCGCCACAGCGGCCCTGGCGTGACGGGGAGTCGCGCTGCAGCCGACTGGTGGCGATCCGTCGCAGCGGTTCCCAGCAACAGCACTGGCCATCCGAGGAGATCACGGCCAATCCCATGCCTGTCTGTCCATGA
- a CDS encoding MFS transporter codes for MSTSSPTTLSVSALTVPYLGILASLQLIDPSVANIALVKASQAMDMHGATLALAASTSTLAQAATVLVMGFLGDRLGRRRILAASLLLTIAGNSITVLAPDTGLFLVGRAFTGIALGSVLAATFAAVRFVSTPQTLGRALGLWNLLIIIGFILGSLAGGTLANLSWRLAMALVPLISALCLLALPALVPPMPANRELRADGPGLVSIAAAMVLFLYGVSQAVSGLTRVEFWLPTVAGLVLFAVHYQLERRSSQPMFPPGLYERGLFAAAVVSGIGWNFAQSVVQLQTSNFWQVVQRFSTTQVALGQLPLLICFGGGGIVAGRLMRPGRRMLQLMGWGSLVLVAGVALLGGIRADTPYPMLLPALVLVGLGLAFVAVPQSALFVQEAPSDSFGAVTAFRTTTGQLGFALGLAASGAMVSGFGFTDLRLKLLENGVPEGDVAAAMQQVKQLLRSGTSSGADSAGSALTEAIGRSYAQGLAGTLWVVAAITALLLIISLLLLIIGREQQLLDQAGVDSASRP; via the coding sequence ATGAGCACGTCATCGCCAACGACCCTGAGCGTGTCCGCGCTCACCGTTCCCTATCTGGGCATCCTGGCCAGCCTGCAGTTGATCGATCCCAGCGTGGCCAACATCGCGCTGGTCAAGGCCAGCCAAGCGATGGACATGCATGGAGCGACCCTGGCGCTGGCAGCCAGCACCTCAACCCTGGCGCAAGCCGCCACCGTTCTGGTGATGGGGTTTCTCGGAGATCGCCTCGGACGGCGGCGCATCCTGGCGGCCTCCCTACTCCTGACGATCGCGGGCAACAGCATCACCGTGCTGGCCCCGGACACGGGCCTGTTTCTGGTGGGGCGGGCGTTCACAGGCATCGCCCTGGGCTCCGTGCTCGCTGCAACATTTGCGGCCGTTCGCTTCGTCAGCACCCCGCAAACCCTGGGCCGTGCCCTTGGGTTATGGAATCTGCTGATCATCATCGGCTTCATCCTTGGCTCCTTGGCGGGAGGCACCCTGGCCAACCTCAGCTGGCGACTGGCGATGGCGCTGGTCCCTCTGATCAGCGCTCTCTGCCTGCTGGCCCTTCCCGCACTGGTGCCGCCAATGCCTGCCAACCGGGAACTGCGCGCCGATGGCCCCGGCCTGGTGAGCATTGCCGCTGCCATGGTGCTGTTTCTCTACGGCGTGAGCCAAGCCGTGTCTGGGCTCACGCGCGTGGAATTCTGGCTGCCGACCGTGGCGGGCCTGGTGCTCTTCGCTGTGCACTACCAGCTGGAACGACGCAGCAGCCAGCCGATGTTTCCGCCCGGGCTCTATGAACGGGGACTGTTTGCCGCCGCCGTGGTGAGCGGGATCGGCTGGAACTTCGCCCAGTCGGTCGTTCAACTGCAGACCAGCAATTTCTGGCAGGTGGTGCAGCGCTTCAGCACCACCCAGGTTGCCCTTGGCCAATTGCCACTCTTGATCTGCTTCGGTGGCGGCGGCATCGTGGCCGGACGGCTCATGCGACCGGGACGCCGCATGCTCCAGCTGATGGGCTGGGGAAGCCTGGTGTTGGTGGCTGGGGTGGCGCTGCTGGGAGGCATTCGGGCCGATACCCCCTATCCCATGCTGCTGCCGGCACTGGTGCTGGTGGGCCTGGGGCTGGCCTTCGTGGCCGTCCCCCAATCAGCCCTGTTTGTGCAGGAAGCTCCATCCGACAGTTTCGGAGCTGTCACGGCCTTCCGCACAACCACAGGCCAACTCGGATTCGCCCTTGGCCTGGCAGCCAGTGGCGCGATGGTGAGTGGATTCGGATTCACCGATCTCCGCCTGAAACTGCTCGAAAACGGTGTTCCTGAAGGGGATGTGGCTGCTGCCATGCAGCAGGTGAAGCAACTGCTGCGAAGCGGAACCAGCTCAGGCGCAGACAGCGCAGGATCAGCGTTAACGGAGGCGATCGGCAGGTCCTATGCCCAGGGCTTGGCTGGAACCCTTTGGGTGGTGGCCGCCATCACCGCCCTACTGCTGATCATCAGCCTGTTGCTGCTGATCATCGGCAGAGAGCAGCAGCTCCTTGATCAAGCTGGCGTCGACTCAGCATCCAGGCCCTAG
- a CDS encoding sulfotransferase: MAQALRFYKPHWRSGLNAVIPVLSGLLLEPLAWLQTALYSRRLATIQPPDDPVVVIGHWRSGTTYLHQLLASDPAAATARNALTVAPQVGLLLKPWIVGFLNRIISAHRPIDAVPWSALDPQEDELGLVRLTLDTNMAGVAFPRCYPRCFRRYVLASTAAFRRELARFTKLTWLHDGEGKTHLVIKNSAHTARIPLLLHLYPKARFVLLKRDPIASIRSLVQVKQRLGGLMGFQAVPDQLQQVEETVAAHAELMGAFAASRAQIPPGRLVEVAYTDLVASPITTVERIYRNLGIAGWQQARAAIQARASQARTYRPSPVQLEAAAEQRLQELIAQQPPHS; encoded by the coding sequence TTGGCCCAGGCGCTTCGCTTCTACAAACCGCACTGGCGTTCTGGGTTGAACGCTGTGATCCCTGTTCTCTCTGGGTTGCTGCTCGAACCTTTGGCCTGGCTCCAGACTGCTCTGTACTCCAGGCGTTTGGCGACGATTCAGCCACCGGATGATCCTGTTGTGGTGATCGGGCATTGGCGCAGCGGCACCACTTACCTGCATCAACTGCTGGCGTCGGATCCAGCTGCGGCTACGGCGAGGAATGCCTTAACGGTGGCTCCGCAGGTGGGCCTCCTTTTGAAGCCTTGGATCGTGGGCTTCTTGAATCGGATCATCAGCGCGCATCGCCCGATCGATGCGGTGCCTTGGTCTGCACTGGATCCTCAGGAGGACGAACTCGGTTTGGTGCGGCTCACCTTGGACACCAACATGGCCGGAGTGGCATTCCCGCGTTGTTATCCCCGATGTTTTCGCCGTTATGTGCTGGCCTCCACGGCAGCCTTCCGGCGTGAGCTTGCGAGGTTCACCAAGCTCACCTGGTTGCACGACGGGGAAGGGAAGACCCATCTCGTGATCAAAAATTCAGCCCACACAGCACGTATTCCCCTGCTCTTGCACTTGTATCCCAAGGCTCGTTTTGTGTTGCTCAAGCGCGATCCAATCGCGTCGATTCGCTCCCTGGTGCAGGTGAAGCAGCGCTTGGGGGGGCTGATGGGATTTCAGGCTGTGCCCGATCAACTGCAACAGGTTGAGGAAACCGTGGCGGCCCACGCTGAGCTGATGGGCGCCTTTGCGGCGTCCCGTGCCCAGATCCCACCTGGGCGGTTGGTGGAGGTGGCCTATACCGATCTGGTGGCATCACCCATCACAACGGTGGAGAGGATTTATCGAAACCTCGGAATCGCTGGCTGGCAGCAGGCCCGAGCGGCGATTCAGGCGAGAGCGTCCCAGGCGAGGACCTATCGCCCCTCTCCTGTGCAGTTGGAAGCGGCGGCGGAGCAGCGGTTGCAGGAGCTGATCGCCCAGCAACCGCCGCATTCCTGA